Within the Cydia pomonella isolate Wapato2018A chromosome 3, ilCydPomo1, whole genome shotgun sequence genome, the region GACGTGTAATAGGCGAGTAGTGTTAGTCCTAATACCTACcgatttgtttaatttaatgacAAACTGCAATAAATATCGTGCGTTTAAGGTGCGGATTAAATCTCGGCGACAGAAACGCAAagcaagtaggtaagtaaagcTCCCACTATTGAGAGCCTCAAATAGCGCTTGCAGGCAAATTGAATGATTCATACTAATGTCATACTATTAAATTCATACAACATACAGTTACAATAAAGCAATGAACGCCAACGCGTAATTATCAACCAAATGAAAATAACTAGGCACCCAGTTTGCTTGTGTATTTCATGCACCCTAAATGCATGAAGCGTCAGCAAGCGTGTAAAATTGGATGAACCTACCTCGGTACTTAATACCTCGAAACCTAACTCGGTGCATAATCAATGCGTATGGTCTGCGCcatatcatttttatttcatcaTACAATGCAACACTTAAAATATTCACATTAGTGTAATACTTCTGCTTGTACGTAGACTCGGTAGGACATAGGAAATGTCGTGATTGTCCTCTAATGTAAGCAAAATTCTGtactttaaaacaaaatatccgACTGACTATACTGTTGATGGGGAGTGTGCTGTTTGGACCTTGATTGTAGTTGTAATGATAACGGACACAGAACACAGTAGATGGCTTCTCGCCACGCGCCCTGGGCCCGTGGCTGACAGTGACAATCAAATTTGCAACATTTGTAGTGTTAGCCGGAATAATCTGTACTTTTGTTATATCGTTTATATCATACGGTGTCGcaccttaataaatattatcaacCGCATGGGTTGCATGATTTTATTCAGAGTGGGGCACTCTTCTTAAAAATCAGCGATTTGAATAAAAATCCCCATGATCAAATCAAAATGAGGTACTGATTGAAACTTGAAAAACGCGAATCAAGTACATCGAATCATGATTACTTTATCTGATTTGTAAATCTATTTCGAGTAAGTCATATGAATTACAAGGTTAATTAATACTATTAATTAATTGTATCTGAAGGGAAATAACTACGGTAACACGAACCTTATTCTAAATATGCTTTAATCAACTAAATCGTTAGTTTAAATGACCATCCGTTTGaataaatttactttttcaAATCATGATTGTGACAAAAAATCATATGATTTAATCATATCTAATTCAATTATTAGTAAGCTCATGATTTAATTCACAATAAAGTTGATATGATTAAGAGGGACGTTTCCAGTTTTAAtcttatacttaattttatgttGGTTCAATCAAACTAAATAACTTTTGCCCAACTCTGATTTCATTAGCTACTTCTAAAAAAATTATTGACTTTAATAACTTTATGAACCCGTATAAAAAACACGACGTCACCAAAAAGTCATCTGGCATCGTACAATATTTGTCATTTATAGAATTAAGAAGTCCGTGGGAGAAAGGCTTAGGCTCCTTGATAGGCGTAACGACTGCACTTCGCCTGCGCAATGCAATTTCTATTCACGCCAATGACAATCATGGCAACTGGTTTTGTATCGTTAACCCAGATTTAGTGACAGTACCAAATTGATACAACAATACATTTGTCGAGTAAAAATAGCTTGTTATATTGttcatttcattataatattcattGTAAAGATCCAGAATTTTTTAGGTAGTGATTTTACTACAGCAATGCCTAAATAGATTCAGAAATAAAATCTTACCGAACATATTTTAAACATGTTAATCGTCAGATTTACATTGAGCATCGCTCTGATTTCATCGGGGAACATGTCGTAACTGATGAGAAAATAGGTTATGtcttgtacctacctaatattttCATGCTGACACATTAATTATCTAAACTGAAGCCAATCAAataccaaattaaataaattaaattattcattaaaaacaTTGATACACTTTAAACGAGTAAACgagaaattattattaaattaaattaaattttgtagtACCTACCGTATAGTGGACGTTATTTTCATGCGATAAATTATACCAGATGCCTTAGGCCCCGAGATAGATATGAGCATGCATCCCATAATTACTTTCTCTATATTAAGCTGCAACAGTTCAAAGATGcaagtacctaaatataaatttataattttaaactgcccgtggttattattttatacctttaaataTCACTGTGAAACTACACTTTTTGCTActtttaatgtttttcgagGCACTGTTTTTGTACAAACTGTTTAACACACGGTATAGCTATAATGACGCGAACTTTCACCCCCATAAAGtttaaatactttttgaaaatataatCTGTGTTTGAAGTGAAGGGAAAAACTAAACTTTTGCTTAAATTTAAAGTTGttgtctaaaaaaaacattcaaatattgtatttatttttcgaaGAAAGGTGATGGTTCCGTTATATTTCTTTTGCTGGCGACTGCGACTAATCGACGCCGTAGAGCTGTCGTCGCTCGCTTGTTTTCGGGCTTCCTAATTCCGTCACGACCACAGTTTCCTCTAATTCCAGATAAAATATTGTCCAAGACGCCGCTACGTTATCtgctaaactaaactaaacccGCTGGTTTCTATCAGCATGTGGAACATATTTAAATGTTTGAAATTTTTACCGGAATACCAATCAAGACACAAATTTAGTTTAAGTAACTGCCGTGAGGTtcctgttttattatttataaactttatttaatgtCATGCATCTTCAGGTATTAACggacaaaatattaatatcaagTAATTTGTTGAGTAGATTATAGGTGACTAAAAAGATATATATGCTTATTAGGTAcaacaggccaattccaacaatataatgtgatactgatctaacatggatctgacatcattccaatatgagatggtgccaatctcctttagaggacctactgaattgcgcattatatcaaccttcaaccaatacgtgacttttgacactgacagatcagtatcagatcagtatgatattaaaataagatttaataatcaaaactcgaattggcctgtaattCACCCAGATCTAAATCGATGCTATATGATAATTTATACGAGAATGTAGAGTCGGATCCAGCTAACTCTGCACTGTACAGACTTTGCATTGACCGTGTATGGAAACGCAACCATTAACATCAAATTCTTATGAAAATAATGGCTTTCGTCACTTCAAATTCTGTGCAGAATAAACGGTTTCTATGGACTTCTAAAAAACGAGTCAAAATGCTGGGCAAGCAGCCGCAGACACCAGTAAGATGCTTTTCCTGAAATTACGGGATCTGCAAGCGCGGGCGCGAAGCCAACTGGCGCGCGAGTTTCAAAACGGCGTGACATGTCCGGCGAGTGGCGACGGTTTGCACAGTATTGTGATATGCATTGTACGTTGATGGGTACCTATTTAACTTAATGACACGGAGAGACTAGAGTCTAGCTAGACTATAGTATAATATACAATATTGCTGTAaatctaataattattatattcgaCGGTTATTTTGATACGTCAggataaaatgataaaatatagctCTGAATACTCATACCTAAAGATACACTGTGGCGTGGGTTCTGTTAGTATGCTATTTAATAGAGCTTTTAGTGCTCATCATTATTTACAAGGGGGTATAATAATAGTTGACATGCAAAGAGGAAGTCTTCTCCCGCAGGCCGTTTTGCGGTGTGCCGCTAAGCAGTCAAGCCCTCTACTTTAATATAACTATTACGATTACAGCTAGGATTTTATGCTCTGGAAACCGCAATAATATAAACTGGAGTTTTACGAAATAGATTGTGTGCGAGTTCTATACTACAACTTGTAATTTgtgtatacctatttttttaatggtttgtgAAGTTCCTTAAACATGATCTTTCCAACCCTAACGGATATCCTCTATACATTCAAGTTCTTATTTGTTGCTGCTTTTCAACGATGAAATAAGAACAGTAATGCagcaataattataaaatagcaATCTTGACGGCATATCGCTAAAATACATAAGCAAGTTACAGTTTGTATGTGATGCGATTTATAATCCGTCAAAGCCAAGATCTAAGCATGTAGATGTTAGTTTATGATAAACTGTGGTTTGATCAGATTCATTACATGCAAATCAATATGCCAAACTTCGGTTCGTTTGTTTTCCCATTGATTTACAATCGGTGGCCCGCCATCGATCGTCACGGTTGCCCGACCGCGACGGATGCTGAATGTCCCAAGACTGTTTCCGTGTCTCATATTTCATCAGTTGCATTGATACAATAGCTAATCAACTTAATAGCGTCGAGGTATATACTTCACAAGTAATGAGATCTTTGATCATAAAAAACTACCAAACTTTTTCGAGATTCAATGTTTCAAAATACGTGCGAGTTTTCAGAGCATCCGTTAGCAATTTTTATGCTGTCACAGGTAATTAGTTAGTTTGACAAGTATTAAATTTTACGCTTCacatttaatttagtatttagtAATTAACGTAGGTAGTTGAAtctttaagaaaaattgtgaaatACTTTGTGTGTTCTGGCGAGGTGCCAAGCGGGTTGGTCCATTTTCCTAGTGCAAACTGCAAACGTACGGCAGAGTGATACTGGTTCACAGTTCATATGCCTTACTGGCTGACGCTTTGAAGCTAAGGAATTGAGGTTAAATTAGTGTACATACATGTGAACGTGTGTAGGCACAGAGGAAACGATGTGTGCGTAGCGAAGCGCGTAATTAGTCCTACGGCTAATAGCAGTACTTGTACTGGGGCGTCTCAGAGCTCAGAGCTAAGATGTAATATTGTCTATGACTAATTGATCGAACTAAATGGTGGTGAAATTCAATTtacgtatattttatttgatagtAGCCTTTCAAATGTCTATCATGAttttatacctacatttttgCTGTCTGAAATTATTAACACTTTGTCTCGCGAATTGTCGCATGACTTCAATAACGAAATACCTATTATGTTGAGTTGATACCTTTGGATGTTTTTAAAAAAGTCAAAAAATTTAAAGAAGTACTATATTTAATGAATTGTGTTATTTTGTTACAGTTTAACTTCGTGGGAAGGATTCTGGGGCCCAGAGGTATGACAGCTAAGCAGCTAGAACAGGAGACAGGCTGCAAAATCATGGTCAGAGGCAAGGGATCCATGAGAGACAAGAAGAAGGTGAGCATTACTGTAAGCTAATCATTCAGTCTTATAGCATACAATCTACTCTACTTATATTGGTCTACACAAATTACTTTTGTTTTTCATGCAGCCCTAATGGAGGATCAGGTTACAATTTACTGAAATCCCTTGAtaatacaattgaaaaaaaaaaaacacagccAGATGTCAATCTCATGTAATAGTTTCAGTACAAACGAAATAACGACGTAGACATtcatttcatatatttatttccaTTGCGAGGTTTCTGAAAACTAGGTTGAAATTACTTTTTTAAGAATATTGTATCTAATAGATGCATactaatagataaataaaagctGGTAAGAAACCATAGCTCCATTTGAGCAAATTACGTCTTTAATAACACGACACGAGACTGCTGACTGACGATTTTAACCTCTCAAAAGGTAGGTACTTGCGAATTGATATCGGGTCTACTGACTTTAGGCTTGAaattaaattctaaatttaaaacttcaTGGTCGCTTTTGTCAGACCGATATCGAGCCTGTGGTTTGTGATGGTGGTTTTGTAATTTGTGGGACTTTGAGTTCTTGATTCCATTTGGTGAAAATTTCAGGAGGATGCGAACAGGGGTAAGCCCAACTGGGAGCACCTGGCAGACGATCTGCACGTGCTGCTGACGGTGGAGGACACCGAGAACAGGGCTAAGCTGAAGCTCGCCAGGGCCGTCGAGGAGGTTAAGCGTCTACTTATTCCCGTAAGTACCTTATAGGACTACTTTTACCCTGTATTGTAAAACCTGGCGGGAGCAGGTATTTTCCATTTccataataaaattgttacaattatCACGTTGTCCAAGTCCAACCGGACATGGAATGGCACCCCTTGTTGAGGAATTATGAGCTTAAATTCGTGTTGCTACCTGAATTAGTTCGGCACACCGTAATCAGGTGACACCCTTGGATCTAGAATCTGTATTCAGATTCGGAATTCAGTTGCAAGTAAAGTTGAATTCTGCAAGGTACGAGTAGCTATTACGGATGTGTGTAGCTAAGATTAATTAAAAACGTAACCAGAATTGCAGAAGCACTgcataaatttaaaacaacatcTTTATTTACAGCAAGCGGACGGCGAAGACGAATTAAAGAAACGTCAGTTAATGGAATTAGCCATTATCAACGGCACCTACCGCGACTCCAGCGCGAAAGCCGTCGTGCCTGTCAACGGTCAGTGCCTCATAAGTATGGTCGCATTCATGTTTTGTCACTAACTAATCCGGGATTCTGTTATCAAGCGGCATGGAAATGTATATCCATGATTGCACCATAAACTGGTAGAGAATGACTtgtggcattaagttcgcctttcgtattatttttactgtgcaataaagtttaaataaataagattaggTACACTGCCGATTTTCTTTTAATGCAGCTTCTTAACAGAATCCATCAAGAAGTACTAACAAACAATCGGGTTTCAAACactgtttatttaagtttcgagtGGGTACCgacttttatatgtatgtattgtgtCTTCTATGTTGGTGCTAGGCCTGCTAAATTGTTTGATATATAATTACAATGTCTCCCACCTTTGCTTCAGTGTGATTGATTAAAATGGGTTATAACTGCATTTTGTTCACGATCAGATGGCCATTAAATTCACTGTTTATGTGTTTGGGGATTTTCTGTTTGTCATGGCTGTAATattatttcacgatttttatCACCCTTCAATGGCTTCGTGTTTATTATTGGTTTAACAAATGACCATAAATTGTCTTAATTTATGAATCGTTAACTATCTTGGTAAGACGACTTAGGTTAAGTGATTTGTAGCATGTTTTGATTGTTCCATTAACTGGGCTGTTTCAATTCTAAGGTCAATGTCAAGATAATTTGAAGTTTTTCATGAATATATTACCTTACATCTTGTTTGCACATAATTTGACTGCTTTTCAACTCGAattttctgtttttagggttccgtatcataaGGGTTcctatggtgcgactctgtccgttcgtccgtccgtctgtcacgctaaatatcttgagaactacttaagctatcgattccaaatttggaatagttatgaacaacgctggccggcaaaatttcaaagtacaGTTAATTTGCACTTTAAACTCCTTTGCTATACTTGAAATTTCTACGTGATTACATTAAAAACACCTTCatacaaatatgtttttatcgGTTCACATAATAATGcggaagcgctggtggtctagcggtaagagtgtgcgactttcaatccggagattgcgggttcaaaccccggttcgtaccaatgagtttttaggaactaatgtacgaaatatcatttgatatttaccagtcgcttttcggtgaaggaaaatatcgcgaggaaaccggacttatctcaataaggcctagtttaccctctaggttggaaggtcatatggcagtcgctttcgtaaaaactagtgcctacgccaattctggggattagttgtcaagcggaccccgggctcccatgagccgtggcaaaaatgccaggATAACGCGAGAAAGAAGAAAGACAGAACGTTCACATAATAATGGATAATCCCAGAAAATTAAACCAACATTATACACAAGTCGCTAAAATTAGTTttaccgatagatggcgttggcgctgtTCGTAATTATGTTCAGTATACTTCTGGTCCGAAGCCTTTcgtgtttatttttacatgagataattgaaagtttgtacggaacgctcggtgcgcgagttaaccgaactcgcacttgaccggttgtTTTATCTACAAGCCCTAGGAATATCAAACGAATGTAACAAGGAAGGGAAAGTTACTGGAATTGTTTCCTTACCATTTGGCCAATTTGACTAACCGGTGTAAAGTTACTAACATACGGAATTCGATGTATCTTAGCATTGATACAATGAAGGTGACTCCACAGCGGACGAGGAATGGCGTCGCGTTGCCGCCGCCGCGGCCGAGACGCAGCGACTGTTGGCGCCAGGCGGTGGCGTGGGCGGCGTAGCCCTACGCACGCAGGCCCCGCTCGGGGCCCCCCTGATTCTGTCCCCGAGGATGTCCGCGGGCCCCGGCGCCCAGGCTGGCCTGCTCAACGGCACCGGCGCAGGCGCCGCGGCCGGCCTGCTGTCCCCGGGCGAACCGGCGCACCAGCTCATCTACGCGTCTCCCTACGCCGACTATGCTAACTACGCGGCCCTCACTGCCGCCGCCAACCCGTTACTCACTGCGGAGTACGCCACTACTGACCATACGGGTGGGTTGTTCGCCCGTTGATCTCTTTACTCGAACACTAGTCTtgttttatgacatttaaataggTGAGCAAATCGATTTAAATGTCATCGAATGACGCTGGTCTAAGGTCTTACTAACTAGACGCGGAATACACGGTACTAGGTTCGTATCATCCAGTCAATTGACTACAAACAACTCATATTAGTACTCGTATTACTTTcagaacgtaaaaaggtagatGTTAGAACAATTTAGAAGAATTAATGCAAAAAGACGTTAAAAAGTATGTCGATTATAAAGCATTTTGTCATCGTGTTTGAAATAACCGCATGCCTTAAAAACGTAGAGGTGCTATCGTGTTAGtatgtaagtacatacatttcattattataaGTCTATTTCACCAAATCATTGTGAATTAATGGACGCGTTTTAGTGCCTTtgtaataaataggtacttaaatagtACAAATATACATACTAACATGTGGGCACCCTATACAAATAAGACTTGTTTTCCGATTGAATCATTTACGTGCATGATATTCGTAATATCagattttactttattaggtacctaccataaatttttaaaatttctaactttctTAAACAAACTAATAACTTAGGTATGAATTACCGcggtaaaaaaaatgtcaactaGGTAACCTACCTAAGGCAGCGAACTGGCAAcgtttattaacaaatattgaGGGCTCGTGAATACACAACACTAATCGACTAATACGATACGTAACACAGTATTGAGCTTACAGTGAACTGTGTGTGATATATTTTAATGGGGTTTACAGCGTCGAGATACCTACTTGCTGGCTTTTGACATTGGCCGCAAACGCATCATCAGTCCGCCATAAGATACGACCGCCACCACGCGACGTATCGACCTCCGCATCATTATTGACGTCCTTTGTAAACACCACTTGCCCCCAGGACGCACTATTACAGTCATTTAAAAGCCATGATCAATCTAGGTTAAGCTATCTTTTAAGTAAAATACTACAACACAATCATTTTGTACCTACGATGATGTTATAACGATGATGTCAAGTTTAGAAAGCTTTGTTTCTTCGACGGCTGTTTGTACCAGTTTTACAAAAGGTATTATTCGTATTTGAAAAAGCagagatatatttatttatatacattataaaggtttttaaatacttatttacagataaatatatttcaattatttattatttaatatttacgttttttttacatactcTTCTTGTTAGGATAGGTGGATCAGATGACGTAActgttttaaaaatagacaatacttaattttataaataagttgaaCTGCCAACAAAAATCTTATTAGTTACCGATGTATCTTAACAAAGATGTAGAgttcttatatttatttgtttgtttcgttattttcttttaaataatgataGTTATAATCAAGCCCGTCATTGTATCATCTTGTGATAACCCTTGCTTGTAACACCACTAATTATATTAACATACTGTTATGTTAATACGTATCCAATTTTCTTTGAGTTTTTAGACTATTACTAATACGTGTTATACTGTCACGACTTTAGCCACACTCTAGTGTCATGGTCATGCATGCTGTTTTGTTGTGTCTAGACTCAGCTCGAAACATACTCACCACTTATCTCTGGAACCCAGAATAAGTTACAAAATAAGCATCCGCTAATTACAAGCAAAAGGGACCAAAATAtgttatttgattttatttacaaacaataatttaattttaactttataacaCACTTACAATTTAATACTACGAACATATACATTTCGATCAAAACAGAACAACATTCTAGGCGGTTCTAAATGTTATAAATGATGtcgtaatttattaatttattagccatacttatatttataaacataccaTAGGTTAAGTATTATTATCTTATAAAGATTTAGATAGGATAGAAAAGAGTGAgctttatgaaaatattgtaCCCGTATTTTGTGTAggtttataatatgtaatacagTTGATTGTagagtcaatttattttatttaaaatgaaattacgAAGCCAGCCATTACCTGTACCTTGACCGGGATACTTTTACccgtgattttattattttatttccaaagcactaaaataatagataatatGTAGGCGTAggcataatattataaataaattagggTTACTGCCAACAAAAGCTTCGATAAATATTATGTAGTTGACAATGACGAGTATTTGGCAGTGATAGATAGCTATCAGAAAAGTTTAGCATAGGAATATTTGAATATAGAATAATGAGATTTTCTTTTCAGCATTTAAAATACGCAGAGCTTGAACCACTGAATTAAATTCAACTATTATCTAATCATCGCCAATAATTGCCTTAAATATCTATTCAcgttatttgtgtgataaaaaagtttctttgcaattttttttatgtgcctaccagatacaaataaatgtatctACTACatagttttcataataaattatcacGTTTTCAAGCTCTGGTGTATAATGGTGACACAGATGATTTATATGCATATGCCGCTAGGTGTCGTGCGGCGGGCGGGTCGGCTCGCGCAAGTGAGGGAGCACCCTTACCAACGCACAGCCTTACCGGCGCCTTAATTCCCGCCAAAACGCTCTCACGCCGCCATTTTGTTCACAAGGTGAGAAGCGCACCCACGCATGCCGTGTACGACGAGTATGATTGCTTGTTACAAATTGTGTTGATAGTAGAATTTAACTATTGCTGTGCTGTGGGTACTGCCTACATGCCCAtagtaaattttattacaactaTTAAGGTAGCTCTAATGGTTAAAATAGATGGAAcctaatattttttcctttcaCTCAGTAATACTTTGACAAGCAATCATATTCTCGGTAATAAATGCGTGAGTGTATTTGCTTTGTTGTCTCTCTGTGTCTCTTATAATATTTGTTGTGTACTTATTAGGTACGTCCTTATTATTAGTTCGTTTAGGTCTTTTATCCGTCATACCGGTTCACACCGGGTTGAAGAGTCACTGCATAATTTGGAAACtgtgatttttatatttctttttatagatttttagaTCTGTTACATGTTGTGTTGTACGACATTATTATGAGTATGCAAAAGGcattataataatgtattttcttatattttaatgtatgttgTAAACAGCAGTATTACCAAATTTATTATACTCTTGTTGTTGTTTATGAATGCTGTTGTTGCAACCGACTACCACAACATGTGCTTCTAAACAGTCATGTGTCTATACATttcatatagataaataaaggaaTGGAGGATTTAATTTTGTACCCATTGAAATGAATCATATTTTAGTAGCCTTTTTAAAATCTGGGTAGATTGCTAATTATAGGTCACGAGGTGCTACTCCGGGTTGTGAAATCCTTCTTTCCTTTTCTCGCCCAGTATTAGTCAAAGGAAAGGGTATTTTCAGAATCGTGCCATCAGTCCAGTATTAACAAAACGCCCCTCCTTTGACTTGACAGATTCTTAATCATCACAACTTTCTTAGtcaatttaagatttttatatgaaaattttaagCTAGTTGTTTCTATTTTGCCTAGGTATTTtaggatatattttatttactttcttaTTTGAAAGTGGTTATTATTGCACTTGTGTCCTTGTGGATCTATGAGGCATACAAATGCCGTTAATACGTATTTTCAAGCTTCTTTTATCATAAAATGAATTTTGGATCAGCATATTTTTCTGTATTGAAGTGTAATGTTTCTTTGTAAAATATTTGTTCCAGTTGTTGATtgtaaataaatgcattttcaGAACGAATACATGCAATAAATTGtctgaaattttaaataagcgttttctttatatttgtttatataggTCCGCGGTAAACTTGTGTTAACTTGCTTTTTGATGATAAGTCAATAAAGTTGATGACGTGCAATCATTTTGGTCAGTTGTAGCCTCACACGACTAACATGCAACTCCACAAGGCCAAGTTCCCGTttgtgaaataataataaagtgcaCTTTCATAACTGCTACTGCCACTACTTGCAGATTATTTGtaactatgtatttatattatatgagTAACTAACATGCAAATATGTAACGAGATTGATATGTTATCgcaaattattaacattatgaGAATGCTATATACGTTATATTGAGATGTTACAGTCATGTTTTTAACAATTACATACTTGCAGTTGGGTGCTATGGTTATATACTACCTAAGTGGTAAAATTTATTATGCTTGTTTGTTTGAGTAATATTTGATGCAGCGATTGTATTAATTTCATACTGCGGTTTCAAACATTACTCTATTGGGAACTATTGGGCATTTTAATCCTATATTGTAGAATTTACTCGTATCATTatcatactaaattaatttaacatttcAACCATTAACTGCGTAAACTAATAGTACCTATCCgatgtaatataattttattaactgGGCAATAATCGGAACTGAATGTCGCGGCGCGAATGCCTGATAGACTCCCCTTGACATTTTTATCAGATTACCtacaatattacaaaaaaatctgTACCTACACAAGTCATTATCAATCCGAGTTAACGGTTTACCGCTTTTGTTGCATATCTGCATGTCGAGGCGATCCCTTCAAGCTTGTAATAC harbors:
- the LOC133516092 gene encoding protein held out wings isoform X4, with the protein product MCDNNNPSTQSIADYLAQLLKDRKQLAAFPNVFMHMERLLDEEIAKVRASLFQINGVKKEPLILPEAEGMVTTLTEKVYVPVKEHPDFNFVGRILGPRGMTAKQLEQETGCKIMVRGKGSMRDKKKVSITEDANRGKPNWEHLADDLHVLLTVEDTENRAKLKLARAVEEVKRLLIPQADGEDELKKRQLMELAIINGTYRDSSAKAVVPVNGDSTADEEWRRVAAAAAETQRLLAPGGGVGGVALRTQAPLGAPLILSPRMSAGPGAQAGLLNGTGAGAAAGLLSPGEPAHQLIYASPYADYANYAALTAAANPLLTAEYATTDHTGVVRRAGRLAQVREHPYQRTALPAP
- the LOC133516092 gene encoding protein held out wings isoform X5, which translates into the protein MCDNNNPSTQSIADYLAQLLKDRKQLAAFPNVFMHMERLLDEEIAKVRASLFQINGVKKEPLILPEAEGMVTTLTEKVYVPVKEHPDFNFVGRILGPRGMTAKQLEQETGCKIMVRGKGSMRDKKKEDANRGKPNWEHLADDLHVLLTVEDTENRAKLKLARAVEEVKRLLIPQADGEDELKKRQLMELAIINGTYRDSSAKAVVPVNGQCLITDEEWRRVAAAAAETQRLLAPGGGVGGVALRTQAPLGAPLILSPRMSAGPGAQAGLLNGTGAGAAAGLLSPGEPAHQLIYASPYADYANYAALTAAANPLLTAEYATTDHTGVVRRAGRLAQVREHPYQRTALPAP
- the LOC133516092 gene encoding protein held out wings isoform X3, which translates into the protein MCDNNNPSTQSIADYLAQLLKDRKQLAAFPNVFMHMERLLDEEIAKVRASLFQINGVKKEPLILPEAEGMVTTLTEKVYVPVKEHPDFNFVGRILGPRGMTAKQLEQETGCKIMVRGKGSMRDKKKVSITEDANRGKPNWEHLADDLHVLLTVEDTENRAKLKLARAVEEVKRLLIPQADGEDELKKRQLMELAIINGTYRDSSAKAVVPVNGQCLITDEEWRRVAAAAAETQRLLAPGGGVGGVALRTQAPLGAPLILSPRMSAGPGAQAGLLNGTGAGAAAGLLSPGEPAHQLIYASPYADYANYAALTAAANPLLTAEYATTDHTGVVRRAGRLAQVREHPYQRTALPAP
- the LOC133516092 gene encoding protein held out wings isoform X2, encoding MCDNNNPSTQSIADYLAQLLKDRKQLAAFPNVFMHMERLLDEEIAKVRASLFQINGVKKEPLILPEAEGMVTTLTEKVYVPVKEHPDFNFVGRILGPRGMTAKQLEQETGCKIMVRGKGSMRDKKKEDANRGKPNWEHLADDLHVLLTVEDTENRAKLKLARAVEEVKRLLIPQADGEDELKKRQLMELAIINGTYRDSSAKAVVPVNGQCLISDSTADEEWRRVAAAAAETQRLLAPGGGVGGVALRTQAPLGAPLILSPRMSAGPGAQAGLLNGTGAGAAAGLLSPGEPAHQLIYASPYADYANYAALTAAANPLLTAEYATTDHTGVVRRAGRLAQVREHPYQRTALPAP
- the LOC133516092 gene encoding protein held out wings isoform X7; translated protein: MCDNNNPSTQSIADYLAQLLKDRKQLAAFPNVFMHMERLLDEEIAKVRASLFQINGVKKEPLILPEAEGMVTTLTEKVYVPVKEHPDFNFVGRILGPRGMTAKQLEQETGCKIMVRGKGSMRDKKKEDANRGKPNWEHLADDLHVLLTVEDTENRAKLKLARAVEEVKRLLIPQADGEDELKKRQLMELAIINGTYRDSSAKAVVPVNADEEWRRVAAAAAETQRLLAPGGGVGGVALRTQAPLGAPLILSPRMSAGPGAQAGLLNGTGAGAAAGLLSPGEPAHQLIYASPYADYANYAALTAAANPLLTAEYATTDHTGVVRRAGRLAQVREHPYQRTALPAP
- the LOC133516092 gene encoding protein held out wings isoform X1; this encodes MCDNNNPSTQSIADYLAQLLKDRKQLAAFPNVFMHMERLLDEEIAKVRASLFQINGVKKEPLILPEAEGMVTTLTEKVYVPVKEHPDFNFVGRILGPRGMTAKQLEQETGCKIMVRGKGSMRDKKKVSITEDANRGKPNWEHLADDLHVLLTVEDTENRAKLKLARAVEEVKRLLIPQADGEDELKKRQLMELAIINGTYRDSSAKAVVPVNGQCLISDSTADEEWRRVAAAAAETQRLLAPGGGVGGVALRTQAPLGAPLILSPRMSAGPGAQAGLLNGTGAGAAAGLLSPGEPAHQLIYASPYADYANYAALTAAANPLLTAEYATTDHTGVVRRAGRLAQVREHPYQRTALPAP